The proteins below come from a single Cannabis sativa cultivar Pink pepper isolate KNU-18-1 chromosome 3, ASM2916894v1, whole genome shotgun sequence genomic window:
- the LOC133036061 gene encoding uncharacterized protein LOC133036061: MISGPSQPGNDIDVYLAPLIDDLSKLWYDGVNAYDAYRNEAFNLRAMLLWTINDFPAFGNLSGYSVKGYNACPICEEKTCSRYLTHSRKICYMGHRKFLPPEHVFRTWKKAFDGQQEFEMPPPPLSGRQLVEKLNKIQFNLGKRKSKSKKRKGGKGVTNEPQGPWKKKSIFFELEYWEHLVLRHNLDVMHIEKNVSDSLINTLFNIPGRSKDGIKSRLDLKEMGIRGNLHPEIIGKRTFLPPACYALTKEEKRSFCTSLSHVKVPEGYSSNISNLVDMDKLILSGLKSDDHHILMQHILPVSIRSVLPKKVHYAITRLCLFFKSLCCKVVDVSKLENLRLEIVEVLCYLEQFFPPSFFDIMIHLTVHLNFVRYFLSNVATVGSCLPRFDNEISKGGRGVSVCDVSRADREEAHRLVLQNVDEVQPYIEKHFDWIKTTYPSKSRNHKWVQDEHYRNFSTWLKEKVIVEMSDSPNNVSQLLLSISHFPSFTVLKYQSYYINSTQFNTKDRDASRKTQNSGVMIVASAIQVASSKDKNPIECDMTFYGVIKEIWELDYISFRIPVFLCDWVRSDNGVKEDEFGFKLVDLNRVGHKSDRFIMASQAKQVFYMSDPIDGRWSVVLTTQPKDYDYQESGGDLYLNDKTFEINPPPIDVAVRDEIISSREDGEGLWIE, from the exons ATGATATCAGGCCCTTCACAACCTGGCAATGATATTGATGTATACTTAGCTCCTCTTATTGATGATTTAAGTAAATTGTGGTATGACGGTGTTAATGCATATGATGCCTATAGGAATGAAGCATTCAATCTTAGGGCCATGTTATTGTGgacaatcaatgattttcctGCTTTCGGGAATCTTTCTGGCTACAGTGTGAAAGGTTATAATGCATGTCCTATCTGTGAAGAGAAAACATGCTCTCGCTATTTAACACATTCGAGAAAAATTTGTTATATGGGACACCGAAAGTTTTTGCCACCCGAACATGTATTTCGGACCTGGAAAAAGGCATTTGACGGTCAGCAAGAATTTGAAATGCCTCCCCCACCTTTAAGCGGAAGACAATTGGtagaaaaattgaataaaattcaaTTCAATCTTGGAAAGCGAAAGTCAAAatcgaagaaaagaaaaggaggtAAGGGTGTCACAAATGAACCTCAGGGACCGTGGaagaaaaaatcaatattttttgaGCTTGAGTATTGGGAGCATTTGGTTTTACGTCACAATTTAGATGTGATGCATATTGAGAAAAATGTCTCAGATAGCTTAATTAATACCTTGTTTAATATTCCTGGTCGGAGTAAAGATGGAATTAAATCCCGTCTAGATTTGAAAGAGATGGGGATTAGAGGAAATTTACATCCAGAAATTATTGGTAAACGAACTTTTTTACCACCGGCGTGTTATGCCCTGACTAAGGAAGAAAAACGATCTTTCTGTACATCATTGTCTCACGTTAAAGTACCCGAAGGGTATTCTTCAAATATCTCCAATTTGGTAGATATGGACAAATTAATTTTGTCCGGACTGAAGTCTGACGATCATCATATACTGATGCAACATATTCTGCCGGTGAGTATCCGTTCTGTTTTACCTAAGAAAGTTCACTATGCCATCACCAGGTTATGTTTATTCTTTAAATCTCTTTGTTGCAAAGTGGTAGATGTGTCAAAGTTGGAAAATCTCCGATTAGAAATTGTTGAAGTGTTGTGTTATTTAGAACAATTTTTTCCTCCATCCTTTTTTGACATAATGATCCACTTAACTGTTCATCTG AATTTTGTTCGGTACTTCTTGTCAAATGTAGCAACTGTTGGGTCGTGTCTTCCTAGATTTGATAATGAAATTAGTAAAGGGGGTCGGGGTGTTTCTGTTTGCGACGTAAGTCGAGCTGATCGAGAGGAAGCACACCGACTCGTTTTGCAAAATGTTGATGAGGTTCAACCGTACATTGA GAAACATTTTGATTGGATCAAGACTACTTATCCTAGTAAGTCGAGGAACCACAAATGGGTGCAAGATGAACATTATCGAAATTTTAGTACATGGTTGAAAGAAAAG GTGATTGTGGAAATGAGTGACTCCCCGAACAATGTATCTCAGTTGCTACTTTCGATATCGCATTTTCCTTCATTTACTGTACTAAAGTATCAATCATACTACATAAATAGTACTCAATTTAACACGAAAGATCGTGATGCTTCTAGAAAAACACAAAATAGTGGTGTCATGATTGTTGCTAGTGCTATCCAAGTAGCTAGTTCAAAAGACAAAAACCCTATTGAATGTGATATGACCTTTTATGGtgtaatcaaagaaatttgggaattagattacattagcttTCGAATCCCTGTTTTTCTTTGTGATTGGGTGAGGAGTGATAATGGAGTTAAAGAAGATGAGTTTGGATTCAAGCTAGTGGACTTGAATCGAGTAGGACACAAGTCTGATCGATTTATAATGGCATCCCAGGCaaaacaagtattttatatgaGTGACCCAATAGATGGTCGCTGGTCAGTTGTTCTAACAACACAACCAAAAGATTATGATTACCAAGAGTCTGGTGGAGATTTATATCTCAATGATAAAACTTTTGAAATCAATCCACCACCAATTGATGTCGCCGTTCGGGACGAAATCATTTCTTCTCGGGAAGACGGTGAAGGATTATGGATTGAGTAA
- the LOC133036060 gene encoding uncharacterized protein LOC133036060, which produces MDRDWMSANRLTVKYREGIDFFLEFSAKNADNPDLVHCPCLKCGNMERMKISQIREHLFKNGIDRSYKVWYHHGEKIRRSGEGPSRKDKIVNNVEYEDDHIAEMINEAEFESQVRPETFQTMLEDAEKPIYPNCTRFTKLSTLIRLYNLKAKHGWSDKSLTELLAFLGELLPEGNEVPLSFYEAKKTLCSLGLQYEKIHACPNDCILYRKRFVDEVSCPTCGESRWQKKKNSNEVKKGVPAKLLWYLPPIPRLVRFFRNVDHAKNLTWHASDRVKDGMMRHPADSPAWKTIDARLPDFANEPRNIRLGLSRTRYQSTYFP; this is translated from the coding sequence ATGGATAGAGATTGGATGAGTGCGAATAGGTTAACGGTAAAATATAGGGAAGGTATTGACTTCTTTTTGGAGTTTTCTGCAAAGAATGCGGATAATCCTGATTTGGTTCATTGCCCATGTCTCAAATGTGGTAACATGGAGCGTATGAAAATTTCCCAAATAAGAGAACATTTGTTTAAGAACGGTATAGACAGGAGTTATAAGGTTTGGTATCACCACGgagaaaaaattagaagatcgGGCGAGGGACCCTCTAGAAAGGATAAGATTGTTAATAATGTGGAGTATGAAGATGATCACATCGCAGAGATGATTAACGAAGCAGAGTTTGAATCTCAAGTTCGTCCTGAAACATTTCAAACTATGTTAGAAGATGCTGAAAAGCCTATTTACCCTAATTGTACTAGGTTTACTAAATTATCGACGCTTATTAGGCTATACAATTTGAAAGCAAAACACGGGTGGAGTGATAAGAGTTTGACAGAGTTACTAGCTTTCTTAGGAGAATTATTACCCGAAGGTAATGAGGTGCCTTTGTCTTTCTATGAGGCAAAAAAGACATTGTGTTCGTTAGGCTTGCAATATGAAAAGATACATGCATGTCCTAACGATTGCATCCTATATCGAAAGAGATTTGTGGATGAGGTATCATGTCCAACGTGCGGTGAGTCCAGGtggcaaaagaaaaagaattctaATGAGGTAAAGAAGGGTGTTCCTGCAAAACTATTGTGGTACTTACCACCCATACCTCGTTTGGTTCGGTTTTTTCGAAATGTCGACCATGCTAAAAATTTGACTTGGCATGCCAGTGATAGAGTGAAAGATGGTATGATGAGACATCCAGCTGACTCTCCCGCTTGGAAAACAATTGATGCTAGATTGCCTGATTTTGCCAATGAGCCGAGGAATATCCGTCTTGGTCTCTCTCGTACTCGGTATCAATCCACATACTTCCCTTAG
- the LOC133036062 gene encoding uncharacterized protein LOC133036062: MHLVQVLGEHPTNQLFAVVTSVLGATPTARTSAPPTGWASTTPNARASAPPAPKASAPPAPKASAPPAPKATIPTPPLVAPPATPCAAAPAAPSPVTSDNRLRCDMYVIDPKEKDPVLVASGYVKLEKADKEGNIIIHGVKKKFDDFKRVFIEKVVEENAILPCPIEHEGFDTVGLAMKGKKKVSRDHLAQPTQPPINPKGPNKQSVKRYIPPAKTQLLSALSEIVKNWPAKKSKRYYIKPEVFGGEGQECWISADEVEDVCELHMIGNTVMSLWCSYLQEHTLNLGGLRNTYAFNNPASVSTEAGKLKQRSENLCQRMMGMQLEQWLICPWNSGDHWLTIMIHANTQSVAYLDSTNDFIRTDIMKCIQNAVDMYRIEKNIRNKGPRKSTNTRVDKQILMEYNVFKLDAPYSNEEINAVRDELAEFEKMAPQVTVYFHKLPTTSSAQGGKKSHFLAAFSIDQAPISCRVPEPIKNVKTSTPAKKAGRGKGVKNITKNAQALRGTAAKGFKKRHARAVKRFAAKVAKTEGRPTKTGSPVMIQEWERILIGSIPIFLPTTVSVMVTSAEETEATSTS; the protein is encoded by the exons ATGCATCTGGTTCAGGTGTTGGGGGAGCATCCAACGAACCAGCTTTTTGCCGTCGTTACCTCAGTTCTAGGAGCAACACCTACTGCCAGGACCTCTGCTCCACCAACTGGCTGGGCCTCTACTACACCAAATGCCAGGGCCTCTGCTCCACCAGCTCCCAAGGCCTCTGCTCCACCAGCTCCCAAGGCCTCTGCTCCACCAGCTCCCAAGGCCACTATTCCAACACCTCCACTTGTTGCCCCACCAGCCACACCTTGTGCAGCTGCTCCAGCAGCACCATCTCCGGTTACTTCTGATAAT AGATTGAGGTGTGATATGTACGTGATTGATCCCAAAGAAAAAGATCCGGTCTTAGTTGCATCAGGTTATGTGAAACTTGAAAAGGCAGACAAAGAAGGCAATATTATAATACATGGAGTTAAAAAGAAGTTTGATGATTTCAAACGTGTCTTTATTGAGAAGGTGGTTGAAGAAAATGCCATTCTACCATGCCCTATAGAACATGAAGGCTTCGACACAGTTGGTTTAGCT ATGAAAGGAAAGAAGAAAGTTTCAAGAGATCATTTGGCTCAACCGACTCAGCCACCGATAAACCCAAAGGGGCCTAATAAACAGTCTGTCAAACGGTACATTCCCCCTGCAAAGACACAATTATTGTCTGCACTTTCAGAGATTGTGAAGAATTGGCCTGCTAAGAAATCAAAGAGATACTATATTAAACCGGAAGTGTTCGGAGGAGAAGGCCAAGAGTGTTGGATCAGCGCTGACGAGGTGGAAGATGTGTGCGAGCTCCATATGATTGGAAATACTGTTATGTCTCTTTGGTGCAG ttatttgCAAGAACACACACTTAATCTTGGTGGGTTGAGGAATACATATGCATTTAATAATCCTGCTTCAGTATCAACTGAAGCTggtaaactcaaacaacgttcaGAGAATCTATGTCAGCGAATGATGGGTATGCAACTTGAACAATGGTTGATATGTCCGTGGAATTCAGG TGATCACTGGTTGACAATTATGATTCATGCCAATACTCAAAGTGTTGCATATCTTGACTCGACGAATGACTTTATCCGAACTGATATTATGAAATGTATCCAAAa tGCTGTGGACATGTACAGGATCGAAAAAAATATACGAAACAAGGGTCCAAGAAAATCAACCAATACACGTGTCGACAAGCAAATTCTGATGGAATACAATGTG TTCAAGTTAGACGCTCCCTATAGTAACGAGGAGATCAATGCCGTACGGGATGAGTTGGCCGAATTT GAAAAAATGGCACCACAAGTCACAGTTTACTTCCACAAGTTACCCACAACCTCTTCTGCCCAAGGAGGGAAAAAGAGCCACTTTTTGGCAGCATTCTCTATTGATCAAGCACCCATTTCATGCAGGGTGCCTGAACCAATAAAGAATGTGAAGACATCTACACCAGCTAAAAAGGCTGGCAGAGGGAAAGGTGTGAAAAACATCACTAAGAATGCACAGGCCTTAAGAGGCACAGCAGCAAAGGGATTTAAAAAGAGGCATGCCCGGGCAGTGAAAAGGTTTGCAGCAAAGGTTGCCAAGACAGAAGGGAGGCCAACTAAGACTGGCTCCCCCGTAATGATCCAGGAATGGGAGCGTATCTTGATTGGTTCTATTCCTATTTTCTTGCCCACTACCGTCTCAGTGATGGTTACCTCTGCGGAGGAAACTGAGGCAACATCGACTTCTTAA